Proteins encoded within one genomic window of Haloimpatiens massiliensis:
- a CDS encoding ECF transporter S component, with protein sequence MSRKYDPKRYELAFRKRTAVSAFIIFVIIPITIFIGIKYLEDKRYLLIGLFIVFYTMLPFFMVFEKRRPRAREIVMIAVMSALTTVGNLMCFMMTPFQPGTAMVILSGISLGPEAGFLVGAISRFVVNFFAGHGPWTPWQMFCWGILGFLSGLIFNKTQVDKVKSRSFQIIVGPVLSIIISISIGYVIYLYTKSTATFFGWWLYAFGAVGLVLGLFIQRKRLPIDDITLSIYGFFTTFIIYGGIMNMAAMVMASSIPASNVTISFKSLAMLYISGAPYDAVHGFGTAFFLFVFGEKMIKKMERVKIKYRLYI encoded by the coding sequence ATGTCAAGAAAATATGATCCAAAACGTTATGAATTAGCATTTAGGAAAAGAACAGCTGTATCAGCATTTATAATATTTGTAATAATTCCTATTACTATATTTATAGGAATTAAATATTTAGAGGATAAAAGGTATTTACTCATAGGATTATTCATAGTATTTTATACAATGCTACCATTTTTCATGGTGTTTGAAAAAAGACGTCCAAGAGCTAGAGAGATAGTAATGATAGCAGTAATGTCTGCTTTAACTACTGTTGGAAATTTAATGTGTTTTATGATGACACCTTTTCAACCAGGAACTGCAATGGTTATTTTGTCAGGCATATCTCTTGGACCAGAAGCAGGATTTTTAGTAGGTGCTATTTCAAGATTTGTTGTTAACTTTTTTGCAGGACATGGTCCATGGACACCATGGCAAATGTTTTGCTGGGGTATATTAGGATTTTTGTCAGGGTTAATATTTAATAAAACCCAGGTGGATAAGGTAAAATCAAGAAGTTTTCAAATTATAGTAGGTCCAGTATTAAGTATCATAATATCCATATCAATAGGTTATGTGATATATCTTTATACAAAGTCTACGGCAACTTTTTTTGGATGGTGGCTATACGCATTTGGAGCAGTAGGACTTGTGCTTGGACTTTTTATACAAAGAAAGAGATTGCCCATAGATGACATAACTTTATCTATATATGGTTTTTTTACAACCTTCATAATATATGGTGGCATAATGAATATGGCTGCTATGGTCATGGCCAGTTCAATACCAGCTTCAAATGTAACTATAAGTTTTAAATCACTAGCTATGCTTTACATTTCAGGTGCTCCCTATGATGCTGTTCATGGTTTTGGTACAGCCTTTTTCCTATTTGTATTTGGAGAAAAGATGATAAAGAAAATGGAAAGAGTAAAGATAAAGTATAGATTATATATTTAA
- a CDS encoding ABC transporter ATP-binding protein gives MEIIEFKNMSFTYPGCEKEAIKNLNIKIYPSEFVLICGKSGCGKSTFLRHMKQELAPDGDVLGEVLYNGISIDKLSAFISASEIGFVHQSPDKQIVTDKVWHELAFGLESLGMKTKFIRKRVAEMASFFGIQSWFRKSVFELSGGQKQILNLASVMALQPKVLILDEPTSQLDPIASAEFISTLRKINLELGTTIILSEHRLEEVFPIADKVLVMEDGQAQIYDNTLKVGNFLSSKGKRHPMYDGLPTAMKVYSEVKSEMNHGMSFQVNTGVKSKVISKMNLKANCGMNLETNCKMNLQGNFSMNSEINFETNCPITVRDGKMWLTNLLGNKPRIQKIDCKNKSSIDKSCINESYANIKKPIIQIKDSWFRYSKEGNDVIRDLSLTVNKGELFSIIGGNGVGKSTLLKLITGTKKAYRGKIIIDGKEINKYKYKELFTENICMLPQDPKELFTEPSAFEDLLDMVQDINATDDEKISKANEMLEILGLSNLGDLHPYDLSGGEQQRLALGKILLLNPKILLLDEPTKGLDPFYKKVLAKIFKKLQKEGVTIIMVTHDIEFCAQYFDRCAMLFDGTVISEDTPREIFSSNSFYTTASNRMSKHIFENAITCEDVIQLCQENMIQNVMN, from the coding sequence ATGGAAATCATTGAGTTCAAGAATATGAGTTTCACATATCCAGGATGTGAAAAAGAAGCAATTAAGAATTTAAATATTAAGATATATCCATCAGAGTTTGTTTTAATTTGTGGAAAATCTGGTTGTGGCAAGAGTACTTTTCTTCGCCACATGAAGCAAGAATTAGCACCGGATGGAGATGTGTTAGGGGAAGTGCTTTATAATGGTATATCTATAGACAAGCTAAGTGCCTTTATTAGTGCATCAGAAATTGGATTCGTTCATCAAAGTCCAGATAAACAAATTGTTACAGATAAAGTCTGGCATGAGCTTGCTTTTGGACTAGAAAGCTTAGGGATGAAGACTAAATTTATAAGAAAGAGAGTTGCTGAAATGGCAAGTTTCTTTGGTATACAGAGCTGGTTTAGAAAAAGTGTTTTTGAATTATCCGGAGGACAAAAACAGATATTAAACCTTGCTTCAGTTATGGCTCTGCAGCCAAAGGTTCTTATATTAGATGAACCTACTTCACAGCTTGATCCTATAGCATCTGCAGAATTTATATCAACTTTAAGAAAGATAAATCTAGAATTGGGTACAACAATTATATTATCGGAGCATAGATTGGAGGAGGTTTTTCCCATAGCTGATAAAGTTCTTGTAATGGAGGATGGACAAGCTCAGATTTATGACAATACATTAAAGGTGGGAAATTTTCTAAGCTCAAAAGGAAAGAGACATCCTATGTATGATGGACTTCCAACGGCTATGAAGGTTTATTCTGAAGTGAAATCTGAAATGAATCATGGAATGAGTTTTCAAGTGAATACTGGAGTGAAATCTAAAGTAATTTCTAAAATGAATCTAAAGGCAAATTGTGGGATGAATTTAGAAACAAATTGCAAGATGAATTTACAAGGGAATTTTAGTATGAATTCAGAAATTAATTTTGAGACCAACTGTCCTATAACAGTACGAGATGGAAAGATGTGGCTTACTAATTTATTAGGGAATAAGCCAAGGATTCAAAAAATCGATTGTAAAAATAAATCTTCTATAGATAAGTCCTGTATAAATGAATCCTATGCAAATATAAAGAAACCTATTATACAAATAAAAGATTCATGGTTTAGATATAGTAAGGAAGGTAATGATGTTATAAGAGATTTATCCCTTACTGTAAACAAAGGAGAGTTATTTTCTATAATAGGGGGAAATGGAGTGGGAAAGAGCACTCTTTTAAAGCTTATTACAGGTACAAAAAAGGCTTATAGAGGCAAGATAATAATAGATGGTAAGGAAATAAATAAATATAAGTATAAAGAATTATTTACAGAAAATATATGTATGCTGCCTCAAGACCCTAAGGAATTATTCACAGAGCCAAGTGCTTTTGAGGATTTATTAGATATGGTTCAGGATATAAATGCTACAGATGATGAGAAAATAAGTAAAGCTAATGAAATGTTAGAGATTTTGGGTTTATCCAATTTAGGTGATTTACATCCCTATGATTTAAGTGGAGGAGAACAGCAAAGGCTTGCTTTAGGTAAAATTTTATTGTTAAATCCTAAGATATTATTATTGGACGAGCCTACAAAAGGACTAGATCCTTTTTATAAAAAAGTCTTAGCTAAAATATTTAAAAAACTTCAAAAAGAAGGAGTAACTATAATTATGGTTACTCATGATATAGAGTTCTGTGCCCAGTATTTTGATAGATGTGCCATGTTGTTTGATGGAACTGTTATTTCAGAGGATACACCAAGGGAGATTTTCAGTAGCAACAGTTTTTATACCACAGCGTCAAACCGCATGTCAAAACATATATTTGAAAATGCAATAACCTGTGAGGATGTGATTCAATTATGTCAAGAAAATATGATCCAAAACGTTATGAATTAG